The Streptomyces sp. NBC_00691 genome has a segment encoding these proteins:
- a CDS encoding SDR family oxidoreductase, translating into MTRVAIVLGAGRGIGRATALHLSAKGHTTVLCARSSDDLEKVAAEADAGTGDGRQTAYVLPGDITSRSFREELVGDVERRFGRIDVLVNNAPGPPPGRFDDIMVDDVRAAMDQKLVPYLDLIKSVAPVMVRNEFGRIVNIVGNIGREPSAGMFLSGLVNAAVSNAVKYLANQYAPHNVTVNCVHPGVIRTQRYDNAVAHMSRTGAITRQEAEERLRRAIPMGRPGEADEVAALIGFLASEESSYVTGQQISVDGGHMTCV; encoded by the coding sequence GTGACGCGGGTAGCGATCGTCCTGGGCGCCGGGCGCGGCATCGGGAGAGCGACCGCACTCCACCTGAGCGCCAAGGGGCACACGACCGTCCTGTGCGCGCGGAGTTCCGACGACCTGGAGAAGGTCGCCGCGGAGGCGGACGCGGGAACGGGTGACGGCCGGCAGACCGCGTACGTCCTTCCGGGTGACATCACCTCACGGTCCTTCCGCGAGGAATTGGTGGGCGACGTCGAGCGCCGTTTCGGCCGGATCGACGTCCTGGTCAACAACGCCCCCGGACCGCCGCCCGGACGATTCGACGACATCATGGTCGACGACGTGCGTGCCGCGATGGACCAGAAACTCGTCCCGTATCTGGACCTGATCAAGTCCGTCGCTCCCGTGATGGTCCGCAATGAATTCGGCCGGATCGTCAACATCGTCGGCAACATCGGCAGGGAACCCTCGGCCGGCATGTTTCTCTCCGGCCTGGTCAACGCCGCGGTCTCGAACGCCGTCAAATACCTGGCGAACCAGTACGCCCCGCACAACGTGACCGTGAACTGTGTGCATCCCGGGGTCATCCGTACCCAGCGCTACGACAACGCCGTCGCCCATATGTCCCGGACCGGCGCCATCACGCGACAGGAAGCGGAGGAGCGCCTGCGACGGGCGATCCCGATGGGCAGGCCGGGCGAGGCCGACGAGGTCGCCGCCCTCATCGGCTTCCTCGCGTCCGAGGAATCGTCCTATGTCACCGGTCAGCAGATCTCGGTCGACGGCGGCCATATGACATGCGTGTGA
- a CDS encoding MFS transporter gives MSDRSTDAEHPGGFPVLTVLALMAGIFAVGSEELVVSPLLVNMAESFGATVALMALSVSVYGIGTAVGALLFAPLGDRVSRRLSLVVGMVMFVLGTILCASATGPGTFFTGRVLAGLATGAFVPTAYAFVGDQIPYRHRARAMGILVSSWSLSLVLGVPLGSFVGEWAGWRWTFGLLAILGALVVFVLLLVGGRKPAADQGGPATADGSAAPSRGGWVRSTAQAFRGPRVSVYVLATFLNMFAFYGMYTFLGSALQYRFGSGSSMTGLMILLYGLGFATSFLTGRWADELGKEKVLVALLAGLVPALVAIPLVTRWTALLVVCLFLWGAMQSLVVTLLSTLLSECSPQHRGAILALYSLATNLGVALGAALLGPLFTAYGFSAVGWVCAGITLIAFGLSGWVYRRRHEGSPDGDGTAGRNQDTTHEARVAAHED, from the coding sequence GTGTCGGACCGATCGACCGACGCGGAACACCCAGGTGGGTTTCCCGTCCTGACCGTCCTCGCGCTGATGGCGGGAATCTTCGCCGTCGGCTCCGAGGAGCTGGTGGTCTCACCGCTGCTTGTGAACATGGCCGAGTCCTTCGGCGCAACGGTGGCCCTGATGGCGCTGTCGGTCAGCGTCTACGGCATCGGTACGGCCGTCGGCGCGCTGCTCTTCGCCCCGCTCGGGGACAGGGTGTCGCGCCGGCTCAGCCTCGTGGTCGGCATGGTGATGTTCGTCCTGGGCACGATTCTGTGCGCGTCCGCCACGGGGCCGGGGACGTTCTTCACGGGCAGGGTGCTGGCCGGACTGGCGACGGGTGCCTTCGTCCCCACGGCCTATGCCTTCGTGGGTGACCAGATCCCGTACCGGCACCGCGCCAGGGCCATGGGCATCCTCGTGTCGAGCTGGTCGCTCTCCCTGGTCCTCGGCGTCCCCCTGGGGTCCTTCGTCGGGGAATGGGCGGGCTGGCGCTGGACCTTCGGACTGCTCGCGATCCTCGGCGCCCTCGTCGTCTTCGTCCTGCTCCTGGTCGGTGGCCGCAAGCCCGCCGCAGACCAGGGCGGCCCGGCCACCGCGGACGGCTCCGCGGCGCCGTCGCGGGGCGGCTGGGTGCGCTCGACCGCCCAGGCCTTCCGCGGGCCGCGGGTGTCCGTGTACGTGCTGGCGACCTTCCTGAACATGTTCGCCTTCTACGGGATGTACACGTTCCTCGGCAGTGCCCTGCAGTACCGGTTCGGTTCGGGCAGCTCCATGACCGGCCTCATGATCCTGCTCTACGGGCTCGGGTTCGCGACCAGCTTCCTCACCGGCAGGTGGGCCGACGAACTGGGCAAGGAGAAGGTGCTGGTCGCCCTTCTCGCGGGGCTGGTCCCCGCGCTCGTGGCCATCCCGCTCGTCACCCGGTGGACGGCCCTGCTCGTCGTCTGCCTCTTCCTGTGGGGCGCGATGCAGAGTCTGGTGGTCACGCTGCTCAGCACCCTGCTGAGCGAGTGCTCGCCCCAGCACCGCGGCGCCATCCTGGCCCTCTACAGTCTCGCGACGAACCTCGGCGTGGCCCTCGGGGCGGCCCTGCTCGGCCCCCTGTTCACGGCGTACGGGTTCTCGGCCGTGGGCTGGGTCTGCGCCGGGATCACGCTCATCGCGTTCGGACTGAGCGGATGGGTGTACCGGCGGCGCCACGAGGGATCCCCGGACGGTGACGGCACCGCGGGCAGGAACCAGGACACCACACACGAGGCGAGGGTCGCGGCACATGAAGACTGA
- a CDS encoding SDR family NAD(P)-dependent oxidoreductase → MFENKVVIVTGAASGIGRQTAIEFARQGAKVVVADIDEKGGNEVVATLRNDGHDAVFVTTDLTVEADCRNLIAAAVDGYGQLDVLVNNAGIEITTPFHEMSENEWDRLVDTNLKSMFLCSKHALREMITATSGAIVNVCSVSGLVAWPGIAAYNSTKGGVMMLTKSLAVDYAKYNIRANCVCPSIIDTPMTDVSNGHDSDIKAEKAKLNPIGRLGTPEDVANAILFLASEKSSFITGSALTVDGGYTAI, encoded by the coding sequence ATGTTCGAGAACAAGGTGGTCATCGTCACCGGTGCCGCGTCGGGGATCGGCCGGCAGACCGCGATCGAATTCGCCCGGCAGGGCGCGAAGGTCGTCGTCGCGGACATCGACGAGAAGGGCGGGAACGAGGTCGTCGCCACCCTCAGGAACGACGGCCACGACGCCGTCTTCGTGACGACGGACCTGACCGTCGAGGCGGACTGCAGGAACCTCATAGCCGCTGCCGTCGACGGTTACGGACAGCTCGACGTCCTGGTGAACAACGCCGGGATCGAGATAACCACCCCGTTCCACGAGATGTCGGAGAACGAGTGGGACAGGCTGGTCGACACCAATCTGAAGAGCATGTTCCTGTGCTCCAAGCACGCGCTCCGCGAAATGATCACGGCGACGAGCGGAGCCATCGTCAACGTCTGCTCCGTGAGCGGTCTCGTGGCGTGGCCCGGAATCGCCGCCTACAACTCGACCAAGGGAGGGGTGATGATGCTGACGAAGTCGCTCGCGGTCGACTACGCGAAGTACAACATCAGGGCGAACTGTGTCTGTCCCAGCATCATCGACACTCCTATGACGGACGTGTCCAACGGGCACGATTCCGATATCAAGGCTGAGAAGGCGAAGTTGAACCCGATCGGGCGCCTCGGCACACCGGAGGACGTCGCCAACGCGATCCTTTTCCTCGCGTCGGAGAAGTCGTCCTTCATCACGGGCAGCGCGCTCACCGTAGACGGCGGTTACACGGCCATCTAG